The following coding sequences lie in one Sorghum bicolor cultivar BTx623 chromosome 6, Sorghum_bicolor_NCBIv3, whole genome shotgun sequence genomic window:
- the LOC110436372 gene encoding casein kinase II subunit beta-1-like isoform X2: protein MHRDRGVSAAAVPGDRKRIGEPMDRSSPSTSWGFSGGREKERIGGGKQPEMSRSGGGSTAISKSMLFDESETDSEESDVSGSDGEDTSWISWFCSLRGNEFFCEVDDEYIQDDFNLCGLSNQVPYYDYALDLILDVESSHGDMFTEEQNELIESAAEMLYGLIHVRYIITSKGLSAMLDKYKNVDFGRCPRVNCSGQPCLPVGQSDVPRSSMVKIYCPRCEDIYTPRSKHLSNIDIDGTYFGTTFPHLFLMTYPHVKPQKPLQQYVPRVFGFKIHKP, encoded by the exons ATGCACCGAGACCGAGGCgtctcggcggcggcggtcccCGGTGACCGGAAGCGGATCGGCGAGCCGATGGACAGATCGTCTCCGTCCACGTCATGGGGGTTTTCCGGAGGCCGCGAGAAGGAGCGGATCGGCGGGGGCAAGCAGCCGGAGATGTCTCGCTCCGGCGGCGGATCCACCGCCATCTCCAAGAGCATGCTCTTTGACG AATCAGAAACCGACAGCGAAGAATCAGATGTGAGTGGTTCTGATGGGGAAGATACTTCGTGGATTTCATGGTTCTGTAGTTTAAGGGGTAATGAGTTTTTCTGTGAGGTTGATGACGAGTAcatacaagatgatttcaaccTGTGTGGGCTAAGCAACCAAGTTCCATATTACGACTATGCGCTTGATCTGATATTAGATGTTGAATCTTCCCATG GTGATATGTTCACAGAAGAGCAAAATGAACTCATTGAATCAGCTGCTGAGATGCTCTATGGATTGATTCATGTTCGGTATATTATTACAAGTAAAGGGTTGTCGGCAAtg CTGGATAAGTACAAGAACGTTGATTTCGGTAGATGCCCTCGAGTGAATTGCAGCGGCCAACCATGTCTTCCTGTTGGGCAATCAGATGTTCCTCGTTCGAGTATGGTGAAGATTTACTGCCCTAGATGTGAAGACATCTACACTCCAAGATCCAAACATCTAAGCA ACATCGACATCGACGGGACTTACTTTGGGACAACATTCCCCCACTTGTTCCTGATGACATACCCGCATGTGAAGCCCCAGAAGCCGTTGCAGCAATACGTTCCCAGGGTATTTGGGTTCAAAATTCATAAGCCATGA
- the LOC110436372 gene encoding casein kinase II subunit beta-1-like isoform X1 has protein sequence MHRDRGVSAAAVPGDRKRIGEPMDRSSPSTSWGFSGGREKERIGGGKQPEMSRSGGGSTAISKSMLFDAESETDSEESDVSGSDGEDTSWISWFCSLRGNEFFCEVDDEYIQDDFNLCGLSNQVPYYDYALDLILDVESSHGDMFTEEQNELIESAAEMLYGLIHVRYIITSKGLSAMLDKYKNVDFGRCPRVNCSGQPCLPVGQSDVPRSSMVKIYCPRCEDIYTPRSKHLSNIDIDGTYFGTTFPHLFLMTYPHVKPQKPLQQYVPRVFGFKIHKP, from the exons ATGCACCGAGACCGAGGCgtctcggcggcggcggtcccCGGTGACCGGAAGCGGATCGGCGAGCCGATGGACAGATCGTCTCCGTCCACGTCATGGGGGTTTTCCGGAGGCCGCGAGAAGGAGCGGATCGGCGGGGGCAAGCAGCCGGAGATGTCTCGCTCCGGCGGCGGATCCACCGCCATCTCCAAGAGCATGCTCTTTGACG CAGAATCAGAAACCGACAGCGAAGAATCAGATGTGAGTGGTTCTGATGGGGAAGATACTTCGTGGATTTCATGGTTCTGTAGTTTAAGGGGTAATGAGTTTTTCTGTGAGGTTGATGACGAGTAcatacaagatgatttcaaccTGTGTGGGCTAAGCAACCAAGTTCCATATTACGACTATGCGCTTGATCTGATATTAGATGTTGAATCTTCCCATG GTGATATGTTCACAGAAGAGCAAAATGAACTCATTGAATCAGCTGCTGAGATGCTCTATGGATTGATTCATGTTCGGTATATTATTACAAGTAAAGGGTTGTCGGCAAtg CTGGATAAGTACAAGAACGTTGATTTCGGTAGATGCCCTCGAGTGAATTGCAGCGGCCAACCATGTCTTCCTGTTGGGCAATCAGATGTTCCTCGTTCGAGTATGGTGAAGATTTACTGCCCTAGATGTGAAGACATCTACACTCCAAGATCCAAACATCTAAGCA ACATCGACATCGACGGGACTTACTTTGGGACAACATTCCCCCACTTGTTCCTGATGACATACCCGCATGTGAAGCCCCAGAAGCCGTTGCAGCAATACGTTCCCAGGGTATTTGGGTTCAAAATTCATAAGCCATGA
- the LOC8055930 gene encoding eukaryotic translation initiation factor 4G produces the protein MYRNQFRSDRLNDHATTARRPGRGSGSSTHWVVSGGRGSTAPAARPRSPPYRSGRPGSVQQQYRPRSPAGAPTQGNATGCCPPCGSAAAAEHKGPVNQETFGSLDNVKPSNVPAQSDVLSSVSAEGTWAADSPTPTLQTKGYSSPPFTLQFGTFSPGVINKQETTSCTSSGPPDLNGNKHEKACHGLHYNPNTVSSSPIQELQKQEARDDLVIGGETDLIGKYKNVHVPELHETQTMLNSVPPTSKVCTDSCKVLLRTMSSPTQQQCQNQEETKNTVSANQTDTAYKYPATKPKISVQIPASYTPNMAPPQFMLPVPGRSMPVAFQQKQPQVPIEFRGPGFQMQSIGSVSGSLPVKMAVPLGNSPHIQPMFVHGAQPRAFHQQSFIHHGQGFGCAPPANCHLPQFGNMRIAQELSQQHPRSSDEQKRTIKITHPETHEELMLDRRGHSFIGVPASGQIPLNNINQLPHSVQTFSPLQKVYYPRPGTYNSAPIYLPNSTAVPLASRQISSKIQPPMHGFDSTNSNQPITSIRPPMPTSWLDATSRPLTNLHTASEISNFKGMLPSSLPAPVHVELKPPITLPAEKNSESTISNQQNYRKIGPEMSPEPVDLVYEGSNKDSVATCDISCNLISQAVSTQQAQTRPASADHATPAVGPQTILTSNLPLESTACCKSSVKAKPIEVEESLVVPTTFSSHAKLESSHTEASGRTASVILTATSLVSKIDGTSPTNRNYKYHGNSILGKPPLIYAQEMVSPKFAGSNTSPEGLGKAKVNPVPFQEKFSSELNDLVPLQNHDFMIEEHVPDEKGMCSESKTEQVDVTAPGTAFGLEDDTSVAKSGRFHACHQSVDLHPSIYIGGIQTSNDSQQPSSDAEIITSQSENKQNNSRVDSARDVKNAAPISTSAISQRKTEQERIDSEISNPCSTTAASVVQTKKVVLESTKAKSINGRRKKRKETLPKGSGQKYYDLDSAPSSLNENVESFVTSEDVQCSLNCTWDAEKDNSTGGNDCQNRSDLFSWEDTAENSAEKLKVLGGTHSKSGAEVNKDKSEFEHKKYSRDFLLTFAQSCIELPAGFMIGLDISEAVMSVHVGAPFIDNTQLNPNHARIKDRGSRANRHVAGKFDDDKWRKQFGSPVSGRNQLSDNVHQPAFSNWDAVQHVGNGSVRSISQSQPFSQYSGEMLSRAMKEVVSQRSMSRGSVDERWQHRTNAQGISSPSQVSMPVMHKAEKKYEIGKVSDEEGSKQRQLKAILNKLTPQNFEKLFAQVKELNIDNVVTLTGVISQIFDKALMEPTFCEMYASFCFRLAGDLPNFVKDDEKITFKRLLLNKCQEEFERGEREQAEADKAEEEGGAKQSEGEREEKRIRARRRMLGNIRLIGELYKKKMLTERIMHECINKLLGEYQNPDEEDLEALCKLMSTIGEMIDHPRAKVHMDFYFDLIQKLSENVKLSSRIRFMLEDVIDLRKNKWRQRRKVEGPKKIEEVRRDAVKQKFGQSTRFGSSPNYNSSATCISSGLRPGPPDSTRGSSALASRGSTQVRTYGSQNVNLDARYQPSNRVLPVPLHQRRADKSIRLGPQGDLGRGMSLCGKQPVSNDILPEVPLNSHHGQTSENSRDSSFTGVTSNPTSFRTSNTSWGMADLSSPVPSTIGQTHTSSTVRKEMCAEAQTFPEEVLQEKSILTIKEFYSAKDEKEVALCMKELNAPSFYPSLVSLWITDSFERKDLERELLAKLLVYLCTAQEHLLSQRQLLQGFQHVLSTLEDAVTDAPKATKFLGQIFARVILEDGISLTEVGGLLQERDGREEPAGHHALDDSLSSEVLGSMLESIRVERGDNAVDEIRAKSNLQRPGVCV, from the exons ATGTACAGGAACCAGTTTAGGTCGGATCGATTGAACGACCACGCCACCACCGCGCGAAGGCCCGGCCGCGGAAGCGGCAGTAGCACGCATTGGGTCGTCTCCGGCGGCCGTGGAAGCACCGCTCCGGCTGCGCGGCCGCGATCGCCGCCCTACCGGAG cgggaggcccgggagcgtGCAGCAGCAGTACAGGCCGAGGTCGCCAGCGGGTGCGCCAACCCAGGGGAATGCCACTGGCTGCTGTCCTCCTTGTGGGAGTGCTGCCGCTGCTGAGCACAAGGGACCAGTGAACCAAG AGACTTTCGGATCACTGGATAATGTGAAACCTTCCAATGTGCCTGCTCAGAGTGATGTTTTGAGCTCAGTCTCTGCTGAAGGAACCTGGGCAGCAGATTCCCCAACCCCAACACTACAGACAAAAG GATATTCATCCCCTCCATTTACTCTTCAGTTCGGAACTTTTAGCCCAGGAGTTATTAACAAGCAG GAAACTACTTCCTGCACATCCTCAGGCCCTCCTGATCTGAATGGGAACAAACATGAAAAG GCCTGCCATGGATTACACTACAACCCTAATACAGTTTCCTCATCTCCTATACAAGAGCTGCAAAAGCAGGAAGCAAGAGATGATTTGGTTATTGGTGGAGAAACTGACTTAATTGGCAAATATAAGAATGTTCATGTTCCTGAATTGCATGAAACGCAGACAATGCTCAATTCTGTTCCTCCAACTAGCAAA GTGTGCACAGATTCATGCAAGGTGTTGCTCAGAACTATGTCTTCCCCAACTCAACAGCAGTGTCAAAATCAAGAAGAAACAAAAAACACTGTCAGTGCTAATCAGACTGACACTGCATACAAATATCCTGCCACCAAGCCCAAGATAAGCGTGCAAATTCCAGCTTCCTATACTCCCAACATGGCACCACCCCAATTTATGCTTCCAGTACCAGGGAGATCAATGCCTGTGGCTTTCCAGCAGAAACAACCTCAAGTGCCCATTGAATTCAGGGGGCCAGGTTTTCAAATGCAGTCTATTGGCTCCGTATCCGGCTCCTTGCCTGTGAAGATGGCTGTCCCTCTGGGTAATTCACCTCACATACAACCGATGTTTGTTCATGGTGCTCAGCCTCGTGCATTCCATCAGCAATCCTTCATTCACCACGGACAAGGCTTTGGATGTGCTCCTCCAGCTAACTGCCACCTTCCTCAGTTTGGCAACATGAGAATTGCGCAAGAGTTATCTCAGCAGCATCCTAGAAGCAGTGATGAACAGAAGAGAACTATCAAGATAACACATCCAGAGACACATGAAGAACTGATGCTGGATAGACGTGGGCATTCCTTTATAGGTGTTCCTGCTTCTGGGCAGATACCTTTAAACAATATAAACCAGCTACCTCACTCTGTTCAAACATTTTCTCCACTTCAGAAAGTGTATTATCCTAGACCAGGCACGTACAATTCAGCACCTATCTATCTTCCCAACTCCACTGCTGTCCCTCTTGCAAGTAGGCAAATTTCCTCCAAAATTCAACCCCCGATGCATGGTTTTGATTCCACTAATAGCAACCAGCCAATTACTTCCATCAGACCTCCTATGCCGACATCTTGGCTTGATGCTACTTCCAGGCCATTGACAAATTTGCATACTGCTTCCGAAATCTCAAATTTCAAAGGGATGCTTCCATCAAGCTTACCTGCTCCAGTTCATGTTGAGCTAAAGCCGCCTATTACACTCCCTGCTGAAAAGAATAGTGAATCTACCATATCAAATCAGCAAAATTATCGCAAAATTGGGCCAGAAATGTCTCCTGAACCTGTAGATTTAGTTTATGAAGGAAGTAACAAGGATTCTGTTGCAACTTGTGATATAAGTTGTAATTTAATATCTCAGGCAGTTTCAACCCAGCAGGCACAGACTCGACCAGCTTCAGCTGATCATGCCACACCAGCTGTAGGCCCTCAAACTATCTTGACCAGTAACCTGCCTTTGGAATCTACTGCATGTTGTAAATCTTCAGTAAAAGCAAAACCTATTGAGGTGGAAGAATCGTTAGTGGTTCCAACAACTTTTTCATCCCATGCAAAACTCGAGTCATCGCATACTGAGGCTTCTGGCAGAACTGCTAGTGTCATTTTGACTGCAACTTcattagtttccaaaattgaTGGGACGTCACCGACTAACAGGAACTACAAATATCATGGCAATAGCATTTTGGGGAAGCCTCCATTAATTTATGCACAAGAAATGGTGTCACCAAAGTTTGCGGGGTCTAATACATCCCCAGAAGGTCTTGGAAAGGCAAAGGTGAATCCAGTTCCCTTCCAAGAAAAGTTTTCTTCTGAACTTAATGATTTAGTTCCATTGCAAAACCATGACTTCATGATAGAAGAACATGTTCCAGACGAAAAAGGAATGTGCTCAGAGTCAAAGACAGAGCAAGTAGATGTGACCGCGCCAGGTACTGCCTTTGGGTTGGAGGATGACACTAGTGTTGCTAAATCTGGAAGATTTCATGCATGTCACCAGTCAGTTGATTTGCATCCTTCCATATACATTGGTGGTATCCAAACATCAAATGACAGTCAGCAACCTTCATCGGATGCAGAAATCATAACGTCTCAATCAGAGAACAAGCAGAATAACAGTAGAGTAGACTCTGCAAGGGATGTCAAGAATGCAGCCCCTATTTCTACTTCAGCTATCTCCCAGAGGAAAACGGAACAAGAGAGGATTGATTCAGAAATATCTAATCCTTGCTCCACGACTGCTGCTTCAGTGGTGCAAacaaaaaaagttgttttggagTCAACTAAGGCCAAAAGTATCAATGGACGAAGAAAAAAACGAAAGGAGACACTTCCTAAGGGCAGTGGACAGAAGTATTATGATCTTGATAGTGCACCCAGTTCTCTCAATGAGAATGTCGAGAGTTTTGTTACTTCAGAGGATGTTCAGTGTTCACTGAATTGTACATGGGATGCTGAAAAGGACAATTCAACTGGTGGGAATGATTGCCAGAACAGAAGTGACTTGTTCAGCTGGGAAGATACAGCTGAAAACTCTGCTGAAAAGTTGAAAGTGCTTGGGGGTACCCATTCTAAAAGTGGAGCAGAAGTAAACAAAGATAAATCTGAGTTTGAACATAAAAAGTATTCCCGGGATTTTCTTTTAACATTTGCACAAAGCTGCATCGAGCTTCCTGCAGGTTTCATGATTGGATTGGATATTTCCGAAGCAGTAATGAGTGTACATGTTGGTGCTCCATTTATAGACAATACTCAACTTAATCCAAACCATGCAAGGATAAAAGATCGAGGTTCCCGAGCTAACCGTCATGTGGCTGGTAAATTCGATGATGATAAGTGGAGAAAACAGTTTGGTTCTCCTGTTTCTGGACGTAACCAGCTTTCTGACAATGTTCATCAACCTGCCTTCTCTAATTGGGATGCAGTACAGCATGTTGGGAACGGATCTGTAAGAAGTATATCACAAAGCCAGCCATTCAGTCAATATAGTGGTGAGATGCTCTCCAGAGCTATGAAAGAAGTAGTATCTCAGCGCAGCATGTCTCGTGGCTCTGTTGATGAGAGGTGGCAACATAGAACTAATGCTCAGGGTATTTCATCACCTTCTCAAGTATCTATGCCAGTTATGCACAAAGCTGAGAAAAAATATGAAATAGGTAAGGTGTCTGATGAGGAAGGGTCAAAACAAAGGCAGCTGAAAGCTATTCTGAATAAGTTAACCCCCCAAAACTTCGAAAAACTTTTTGCGCAGGTTAAGGAGTTGAATATTGATAACGTGGTCACACTTACTGGTGTCATATCTCAGATATTTGACAAAGCTTTGATGGAACCCACTTTTTGTGAGATGTATGCTAGTTTCTGTTTCCGGTTAGCTGGTGACCTACCAAACTTtgtcaaagatgatgagaaaatCACATTCAAACGACTACTTTTAAATAAATGCCAAGAAGAATTTGAAAGAGGTGAAAGGGAGCAGGCTGAAGCAGATAAAGCAGAAGAAGAGGGTGGAGCGAAACAATCTGAAGGCGAGAGAGAGGAGAAACGGATTCGAGCACGGAGACGCATGCTAGGAAATATTCGATTAATTGGGGAGTTGTACAAAAAGAAAATGCTGACCGAGAGAATAATGCATGAATGCATAAATAAACTGCTAGGTGAGTATCAAAACCCAGATGAGGAAGATCTAGAGGCTCTGTGCAAATTGATGAGCACAATCGGGGAGATGATAGATCATCCCAGGGCAAAGGTACATATGGATTTTTATTTTGACCTTATACAGAAGCTGTCAGAAAATGTGAAGTTATCATCCCGTATAAGATTTATGCTGGAAGATGTGATTGACCTTAGAAAAAACAAGTGGAGGCAGAGAAGGAAAGTAGAAGGGCCAAAAAAGATAGAGGAGGTCCGCAGGGACGCAGTAAAACAGAAGTTTGGCCAATCAACTAGGTTTGGCTCTTCTCCTAATTACAACTCATCTGCTACTTGCATTAGCTCTGGGTTAAGACCAGGGCCTCCAGATAGCACACGTGGATCTTCTGCCTTGGCTTCTCGTGGATCTACTCAAGTTCGTACATATGGATCCCAGAATGTTAATCTAGATGCTAGATATCAACCTTCAAATAGAGTCTTGCCTGTTCCACTCCATCAAAGGCGTGCTGATAAATCCATTCGCCTTGGTCCTCAAGGTGACTTAGGAAGAGGAATGTCACTTTGTGGGAAGCAACCAGTTTCAAATGACATTTTGCCGGAAGTTCCTTTGAATAGTCATCATGGTCAGACATCAGAAAACTCAAGAGACAGTTCATTTACAGGAGTGACAAGTAATCCAACAAGCTTCAGAACCAGCAATACATCCTGGGGAATGGCGGATCTTTCTTCACCAGTACCGTCAACTATAGGTCAAACGCATACATCCTCCACAGTCAGAAAGGAGATGTGTGCTGAAGCGCAGACATTCCCTGAAGAGGTTCTTCAAGAGAAATCTATACTAACCATAAAGGAATTTTACAG TGCTAAGGATGAGAAGGAGGTCGCTCTGTGCATGAAAGAACTGAATGCTCCCAGCTTCTATCCTTCCCTTGTGTCCCTTTGGATCACTGACTCGTTTGAAAGAAAAGACCTGGAAAGGGAACTCTTGGCCAAGCTTTTGGTGTACTTGTGCACAGCTCAAGAGCATTTGCTGAGCCAGAGGCAGCTACTCCAGGG ATTCCAACATGTTCTATCTACCTTGGAGGATGCAGTGACCGATGCGCCGAAAGCAACCAAGTTCCTGGGCCAAATATTTGCCAGAGTCATACTGGAAGACGGGATCTCACTGACGGAGGTAGGAGGGCTGCTGCAGGAGAGGGATGGCAGGGAAGAACCAGCAGGACATCATGCCCTGGACGACAGCCTTTCATCCGAGGTTCTGGGGAGCATGCTGGAGTCCATCAGAGTGGAGAGGGGCGACAACGCAGTGGACGAAATCCGCGCAAAATCCAACCTGCAGCGGCCCGGGGTGTGCGTCTGA